The Pecten maximus chromosome 11, xPecMax1.1, whole genome shotgun sequence genome has a segment encoding these proteins:
- the LOC117337106 gene encoding uncharacterized protein LOC117337106, with product MADREEHYEKSWILHHIMDRMIGSRKLVDIRRKLMIMVEYLCKENSVTNRVNTGSLSEGFGPMPGSDTDMMIVNNTVRVMCSNQDIYPLSPQDRDRTLFIMRKAASRPCYVKLEQLQTHRLCLEMIVESIVPEGGSHFISSEIFAKKNRDMWSTGLDTNMTTSGPAATIKAKGIIDTDFVSCFKCDSLPQVANEWLNRPRHYGWPDKALIYDISQNGCHVVPVGDKTSADTCLWRISFATAERKLVHSLSHEQFLTYGLLKYFLKQISERLKDVIGDTDILSSYIMKTVVFFVVENTPPLFWKSENTFPRFMLCLKILIAWINAGYCPNYFIIGNNMFQGKLNGRNKQKLVRYLMELYHMNWGCLSVGTFIQPAIGEHIENIMKGEWKGLLPPPPQEVESDSDMEVFTRMPKNTKQICRLLALLSKSQPDLDEFIAYRQTVVSLSCKGTDTFREYITRKGNKEKYKSIRKCKTFMKPLAALSTSPGQLILATYYYQTGNYMKSVQLCENIFSASKVYVGIGSKSIDKDRYRQICCGRGYTLLQKYQMAIISDVILRSNYDFFPSQLHDELTKCINEVPIPPLPYAIFLTFLCYHELGDTRRRDSALVHLRAVKYDKEQGGDLHWIVHNLLGICYEMVGDTHRALREYSDSLGGERCLQYKNPSIARIERLQNSQ from the coding sequence ATGGCAGATCGGGAGGAGCATTATGAGAAATCCTGGATTCTTCACCACATCATGGACAGGATGATAGGGAGTCGAAAGTTGGTGGACATCCGAAGGAAGTTAATGATTATGGTTGAGTATCTATGTAAGGAAAATAGTGTGACAAACAGAGTTAACACGGGAAGTTTATCTGAGGGTTTCGGTCCGATGCCTGGCTCCGACACAGACATGATGATAGTTAACAACACAGTGAGGGTTATGTGCTCGAATCAGGATATCTATCCCCTGTCACCACAGGACAGAGACAGGACTCTTTTTATTATGAGGAAAgctgcctctcggccatgttATGTAAAATTGGAACAGCTTCAAACTCATCGACTATGCCTAGAAATGATAGTGGAATCCATTGTCCCTGAGGGGGGTTCGCATTTTATATCCAGTGAGATTTTTGCAAAGAAGAATCGAGATATGTGGTCTACTGGGTTGGACACTAATATGACAACTAGTGGACCAGCAGCTACTATTAAGGCCAAGGGCATTATTGACACGGATTTTGTTTCGTGCTTTAAATGTGATAGTTTGCCACAAGTCGCAAACGAGTGGTTGAATAGACCCCGTCATTATGGATGGCCAGACAAAGCTTTGATTTATGATATTTCACAAAATGGTTGTCATGTTGTTCCTGTAGGAGATAAAACGTCTGCTGATACATGTCTATGGAGGATATCATTTGCGACTGCCGAAAGGAAACTTGTTCATTCTCTCAGCCATGAACAGTTTTTAACGTATGGACTTCTCAAGTACTTTCTTAAACAAATATCTGAAAGGTTGAAAGATGTTATCGGTGATACAGATATTCTTTCATCGTATATTATGAAAACGGTTGTATTCTTTGTAGTAGAAAATACTCCCCCTTTGTTTTGGAAATCCGAGAATACATTTCCACGTTTCATGTTGTGTTTGAAGATACTGATTGCGTGGATTAATGCTGGATACTGCCCGAATTACTTCATTATAGGGAACAATATGTTTCAGGGGAAACTTAACGgtagaaacaaacaaaaactcgTTCGCTATCTAATGGAGCTGTATCATATGAACTGGGGGTGTCTTTCAGTTGGAACATTCATACAGCCAGCTATTGGAGAACacattgaaaatattatgaAGGGAGAGTGGAAAGGGTTACTACCTCCTCCTCCACAAGAAGTAGAATCTGACAGCGATATGGAGGTATTTACACGGATGCCAAAAAATACCAAACAAATATGTAGGCTCTTGGCCCTGCTATCTAAATCACAGCCTGACTTGGATGAGTTCATTGCCTACCGCCAAACAGTTGTGTCACTGTCGTGTAAAGGGACGGACACATTCAGGGAATACATTACTCGAAAAGGGAATAAAGAAAAATACAAGTCCATACGGAAGTGCAAGACCTTCATGAAGCCGCTCGCAGCACTCAGCACAAGTCCAGGACAGTTGATTTTGGCAACTTATTACTACCAGACTGGCAATTACATGAAATCGGTTCAGTTGTGTGAGAACATTTTTTCGGCATCTAAAGTATATGTTGGCATTGGGTCCAAGTCAATAGACAAAGATAGGTACCGACAAATATGTTGTGGACGTGGATATACGCTACTACAAAAGTATCAAATGGCCATCATATCAGACGTTATATTAAGAAGCAATTATGATTTCTTTCCATCCCAGTTACACGACGAGCTCACAAAATGCATTAATGAAGTACCGATTCCTCCACTCCCGTATGCCATATTCCTTACCTTCCTGTGCTACCACGAACTTGGCGACACCAGGAGACGTGACTCAGCACTGGTTCACCTTCGGGCCGTGAAGTATGATAAAGAACAGGGAGGTGATTTACACTGGATAGTACACAACCTCCTCGGGATTTGTTATGAAATGGTTGGGGACACACACAGAGCCCTTAGAGAATATAGTGATTCTCTAGGTGGTGAGAGATGTCTGCAGTATAAAAACCCGTCTATTGCGAGAATTGAACGTTTACAAAACTCCCAATAA